A genomic window from Salvia miltiorrhiza cultivar Shanhuang (shh) unplaced genomic scaffold, IMPLAD_Smil_shh fragScaff_scaffold_57_2, whole genome shotgun sequence includes:
- the LOC131003002 gene encoding RING-H2 finger protein ATL78-like, with the protein MGASATAVYHSRRLLLNPLFLSPPSAPTPSAAEVPRDNSNFDANVVMVLSVLLCALICSLGLNSIIRCALRCSNLVSTDAPAPAARLANTGIKKKALKTFPIVSYAAELKLDSECAICISDFAAGERVRVLPKCHHGFHVRCIDKWLGSHSSCPTCRHCLIQTCEKIVGLSSSPPHHLLLRIEPLQPEAFIRNHAT; encoded by the coding sequence ATGGGTGCTTCTGCTACTGCTGTGTATCATTCAAGAAGGCTGCTCCTGAACCCTCTGTTCCTCTCCCCGCCGTCAGCCCCGACGCCGTCAGCGGCTGAGGTGCCGAGAGACAACAGCAACTTCGACGCGAACGTGGTGATGGTGCTCTCCGTCCTCCTCTGCGCCTTGATCTGCTCCCTCGGCCTCAACTCCATCATCCGCTGCGCTCTGCGCTGCTCCAACCTCGTCTCCACCGACGCCCCCGCCCCCGCCGCCCGCCTCGCCAACACCGGGATTAAAAAGAAGGCCTTGAAGACATTCCCCATCGTCAGCTACGCTGCCGAGCTGAAGCTGGACTCCGAGTGCGCCATCTGCATCTCCGACTTCGCCGCCGGGGAGCGGGTCAGGGTGCTGCCCAAGTGCCACCACGGCTTCCATGTCCGCTGCATTGATAAATGGCTCGGCTCGCACTCCTCCTGCCCCACCTGCAGGCACTGTCTCATTCAAACTTGTGAGAAGATTGTCGGACTCTCTTCTTCTCCGCCTCACCACCTTCTTCTCAGGATTGAGCCTCTGCAACCCGAAGCTTTCATTCGGAATCATGCCACCTAG
- the LOC131003003 gene encoding uncharacterized protein LOC131003003 isoform X3 — protein MLAVGSYNQTTAIYREDNMELLYVLHGQEGGVTQVQFSKDGNYLYSGGRKDPYILCWDIRKTVDIVYKLYRSSESTNQRIQFAIEPLGRYLGTGGQGQLLLTWLLEKSPQMFIQELLRGMLLSKREEDQDEDEREGSL, from the exons ATGCTGGCTGTGGGCTCCTACAACCAGACTACTGCTATATACAGAGAAGACAATATGGAACTGCTGTATGTGTTGCATGGCCAAGAAGGTGGGGTTACACAA GTTCAGTTTTCTAAGGATGGAAACTATTTGTACTCTGGGGGACGGAAG GATCCTTATATTCTATGCTGGGATATTCGCAAAACTGTTGATATTGTCTACAA ACTATATCGATCATCTGAAAGCACCAATCAGAGAATACAATTTGCTATTGAACCTCTTGGTCGATATCTTGGAACTGGTGGTCAG GGGCAGCTGCTGTTAACTTGGTTGCTGGAGAAAAGCCCGCAGATGTTTATTCAGGAATTGCTACGAG GGATGTTACTTTCAAAAAGGGAGGAAGATCAAGATGAAGATGAGCGCGAAGGAAGCCTTTGA
- the LOC131003003 gene encoding uncharacterized protein LOC131003003 isoform X2 — MIFAGYNKAIRIFEVHRPGRDFEQHSTVLGNKEGQSGIISSIAFSPTSSGMLAVGSYNQTTAIYREDNMELLYVLHGQEGGVTQVQFSKDGNYLYSGGRKDPYILCWDIRKTVDIVYKLYRSSESTNQRIQFAIEPLGRYLGTGGQLLLTWLLEKSPQMFIQELLRGMLLSKREEDQDEDEREGSL; from the exons AT GATATTTGCTGGATACAATAAAGCTATCAGAATTTTTGAGGTTCATCGCCCAGGGAGAGATTTTGAACAACACTCGACTGTTTTAGGAAACAAAGAAGGCCAATCAG GTATTATATCTTCTATTGCTTTTTCCCCCACTTCTTCTGGTATGCTGGCTGTGGGCTCCTACAACCAGACTACTGCTATATACAGAGAAGACAATATGGAACTGCTGTATGTGTTGCATGGCCAAGAAGGTGGGGTTACACAA GTTCAGTTTTCTAAGGATGGAAACTATTTGTACTCTGGGGGACGGAAG GATCCTTATATTCTATGCTGGGATATTCGCAAAACTGTTGATATTGTCTACAA ACTATATCGATCATCTGAAAGCACCAATCAGAGAATACAATTTGCTATTGAACCTCTTGGTCGATATCTTGGAACTGGTGGTCAG CTGCTGTTAACTTGGTTGCTGGAGAAAAGCCCGCAGATGTTTATTCAGGAATTGCTACGAG GGATGTTACTTTCAAAAAGGGAGGAAGATCAAGATGAAGATGAGCGCGAAGGAAGCCTTTGA
- the LOC131003003 gene encoding uncharacterized protein LOC131003003 isoform X1, translating to MIFAGYNKAIRIFEVHRPGRDFEQHSTVLGNKEGQSGIISSIAFSPTSSGMLAVGSYNQTTAIYREDNMELLYVLHGQEGGVTQVQFSKDGNYLYSGGRKDPYILCWDIRKTVDIVYKLYRSSESTNQRIQFAIEPLGRYLGTGGQGQLLLTWLLEKSPQMFIQELLRGMLLSKREEDQDEDEREGSL from the exons AT GATATTTGCTGGATACAATAAAGCTATCAGAATTTTTGAGGTTCATCGCCCAGGGAGAGATTTTGAACAACACTCGACTGTTTTAGGAAACAAAGAAGGCCAATCAG GTATTATATCTTCTATTGCTTTTTCCCCCACTTCTTCTGGTATGCTGGCTGTGGGCTCCTACAACCAGACTACTGCTATATACAGAGAAGACAATATGGAACTGCTGTATGTGTTGCATGGCCAAGAAGGTGGGGTTACACAA GTTCAGTTTTCTAAGGATGGAAACTATTTGTACTCTGGGGGACGGAAG GATCCTTATATTCTATGCTGGGATATTCGCAAAACTGTTGATATTGTCTACAA ACTATATCGATCATCTGAAAGCACCAATCAGAGAATACAATTTGCTATTGAACCTCTTGGTCGATATCTTGGAACTGGTGGTCAG GGGCAGCTGCTGTTAACTTGGTTGCTGGAGAAAAGCCCGCAGATGTTTATTCAGGAATTGCTACGAG GGATGTTACTTTCAAAAAGGGAGGAAGATCAAGATGAAGATGAGCGCGAAGGAAGCCTTTGA